In Solobacterium moorei, a single genomic region encodes these proteins:
- a CDS encoding DNA cytosine methyltransferase: protein MELTFIDLFAGVGMARMGMEQAGFECVYTCEFDKHKRKEYEIIHGNIPEGCDIRDVRAADIPRCDVWFFGAPCQDFSLAGLRKGLGGDRSSLVGEVFRLIEEKAEDKPEWLVYENVKGMLSSNYGYDFLSILLAMDGLGYDVEWQVLNTKNFGIPQNRERVYTIGHLRTSGSKQILPITGSNGKDCIPKVIGGIGEKDSNNNKQWKQQNRIYDNNISISVTTKFQPFYLDNNFRIRKLTPKECMRLQGVPDEYTDKLIQAGISDSQIYKAAGDGLSVPIAKEIGKMIRKNLMGMSVQLNQEYIKNLTKEVVKQGMIETLGNENLVGAIISEIMNKKVNENGVVSSYRGENKYSLLEYLVNKELKEQVVEIAKETIEEKKPVIREAIKKEMQKKATMDKFVSAFYSSIIDNLSNSYRTKINVNIENEKEQY from the coding sequence ATGGAACTAACATTCATCGACTTATTCGCAGGTGTAGGAATGGCACGCATGGGGATGGAACAAGCCGGCTTTGAATGTGTATATACATGTGAATTTGATAAACATAAGAGAAAGGAATATGAAATCATACATGGAAATATACCAGAAGGATGCGACATTAGAGATGTACGAGCAGCTGACATTCCAAGATGTGATGTTTGGTTCTTCGGAGCACCCTGCCAAGACTTCTCACTCGCAGGACTTAGAAAAGGACTGGGGGGGGATAGATCCAGCCTTGTCGGTGAAGTCTTTAGGCTCATCGAAGAAAAAGCAGAAGATAAACCTGAATGGCTGGTCTATGAAAACGTTAAGGGAATGTTATCAAGCAACTACGGATACGACTTCTTATCCATACTTCTTGCAATGGATGGATTGGGGTATGACGTTGAATGGCAGGTGCTTAACACAAAAAATTTTGGAATCCCGCAGAATAGGGAAAGAGTGTACACTATCGGACATCTTAGAACCAGTGGTAGCAAGCAAATACTACCTATCACCGGCTCAAATGGTAAAGATTGTATCCCAAAAGTTATTGGCGGGATAGGTGAAAAGGACAGTAACAATAATAAGCAATGGAAGCAGCAGAATAGGATATACGATAATAACATCTCAATTTCTGTTACTACAAAGTTTCAACCTTTTTACTTAGATAATAATTTTAGAATACGAAAACTCACACCGAAAGAGTGTATGCGACTTCAAGGCGTGCCAGACGAATACACGGATAAACTAATTCAAGCTGGTATATCAGATAGTCAAATCTACAAAGCAGCTGGTGATGGGTTATCAGTACCAATAGCAAAAGAAATAGGAAAAATGATAAGGAAGAATTTAATGGGAATGAGTGTTCAACTCAACCAAGAATACATCAAGAATTTAACAAAAGAAGTCGTAAAACAAGGAATGATTGAAACTTTAGGGAATGAAAATCTAGTCGGTGCAATCATTAGCGAAATAATGAATAAAAAAGTTAATGAAAATGGGGTAGTTAGTTCATACCGTGGAGAGAACAAATATTCTCTACTTGAATATTTAGTAAACAAAGAATTGAAAGAGCAAGTTGTTGAAATTGCAAAAGAAACGATAGAAGAAAAAAAGCCTGTAATTCGCGAAGCAATAAAAAAGGAAATGCAGAAGAAAGCAACTATGGACAAATTTGTATCTGCATTTTATTCGAGCATTATTGATAATTTGTCTAACTCATATCGCACGAAAATTAACGTAAACATTGAAAACGAAAAGGAGCAATATTAA
- a CDS encoding DUF7336 domain-containing protein produces MKIYIVHENGGEYEDEWDTILGAFTTLEKAQELRDRKKKENDEYFKKVELACRVQDEEITLEQSGLSKEEYEIYLEGDFDDYVNYYITQITLDKEDREKGMNL; encoded by the coding sequence ATGAAGATCTATATCGTACATGAAAATGGCGGTGAATACGAAGATGAATGGGATACCATCTTGGGAGCATTTACCACTTTAGAAAAGGCACAAGAATTAAGGGATAGAAAGAAAAAAGAGAATGATGAATACTTTAAAAAAGTAGAACTTGCATGCAGGGTACAAGATGAAGAGATAACACTTGAACAATCAGGGCTAAGTAAAGAAGAGTATGAAATCTATCTTGAAGGGGATTTTGATGACTACGTGAATTACTACATTACTCAAATTACTTTAGATAAAGAAGATAGAGAGAAAGGAATGAATTTGTAA